The Gracilibacillus caseinilyticus genome segment CTAAGCGCATCGGATTCCAAGGTAAATCATAGTTGACAAGATGATGACAAAATTGCAAGTTAATCCCTTCACCCGCAGCTTCTGTCGCAATCATTACTTGTGCATGATTTTGAAATAGTTGGCGCATCCAGTCTTTTTTCCCTTTCTTAAAGCCGCCCCGATAGATAACAGAGGGAATTTGTTCCTGCTGCAATAGCCATTGTAAATAAATTTGTGTAGCGCGATATTCTGTAAACACAATAAATTTCTCATTAGATTGTTTGATTAATTCTATTAATTTTAATGCTTTTGCATGGTGAGGGAGTTGTTCAATAACTGATAGTATATCTTGAACATCCGTTTGTTCTGATTGCTCCATCCACTTTTTAATAGAAAGATAACAAGCTTCTCTTGAACTGCAAAATTCGCGAACATAGGTAATGGATGATATTGCTCGGTTTTGTTTGAAGTACTGATCGATTTGCTGATATGCATCCAATTCCTGCTCTGTAAAAGGAACCCAAATCGTTTCAATTTCACGCTTTGTCCACTCAATCCCGGTATCACCCCGACGGTTTCGTACCATCACTTTACTGATAAGTTGTTTTAGATAAGGGTCTTCATCCATTGTTTTATTTTGTTCTCGATATCGTTGCAGAAAATCTTCATATGTTCCAAGGTACCCAGGACGCAGTAACGTTATTAAGTTGAATATATCCGTTAATTTATTTTGAACTGGTGTAGCAGTTAAAAACAGACAATATTTTTTAGATAATTGTTGTACGAAATCAAAATTTTTTGTTTTATGGTTTTTTAATTTGTGTGCTTCATCTACAATAACAAAATCATAGTCTTGTTCTAAGATTGCCTGGCGATGACGAGCAGATTTGGCTGTATCTAAAGTTGTGATCAGAATATTAGTATTTTGCCAGTCCACACGTTTACCTGATGGAATTGCAGGTATTAGAAATTTTTGATTTAATTCTAATGCCCATTGGTTAACAAGAGAAGCGGGGACGAGGATTAGTATTTTTTGAGCCAGACCTCGCAGCATATACTCTTTTAAAATTAATCCCGCTTCAATTGTTTTGCCAAGCCCTACTTCATCTGCTAACAGAGCTCTTCCATTCATATCCTGAATAACTTTTTCTGCACTTTTCATTTGATGAGGCAAAAATTTAACATGTGGAAGAAAATTAGGTGCTACTAGTTCTTTGAAACTAGGGATTTGTAGTGTTTGAGCTACTTGATAAGATTTTTTGAATAACTGCCAATCAGCCATTTGCGAAGGATTTGCTGCAGCATCCTCGAATGTTTGTATAAATGTTTCATCTCTATTAATCGGGATATTGATCATATGGCATACTCCATCCTATCATGAATACAATTTGTTATGTTATTGTAATCAAATTTAAGGAGTTTATACATATTCTAAGCAGACAAATAACAGTTTTACTAAATCAATTCACACTTCCAAATGTTTTTTATTCAACTGAAAAAAACGAGTGGCAGTTGTTCCACTCGTTTTGTCTTGATTATTCTATTTTTTTGTTTT includes the following:
- a CDS encoding DEAD/DEAH box helicase yields the protein MINIPINRDETFIQTFEDAAANPSQMADWQLFKKSYQVAQTLQIPSFKELVAPNFLPHVKFLPHQMKSAEKVIQDMNGRALLADEVGLGKTIEAGLILKEYMLRGLAQKILILVPASLVNQWALELNQKFLIPAIPSGKRVDWQNTNILITTLDTAKSARHRQAILEQDYDFVIVDEAHKLKNHKTKNFDFVQQLSKKYCLFLTATPVQNKLTDIFNLITLLRPGYLGTYEDFLQRYREQNKTMDEDPYLKQLISKVMVRNRRGDTGIEWTKREIETIWVPFTEQELDAYQQIDQYFKQNRAISSITYVREFCSSREACYLSIKKWMEQSEQTDVQDILSVIEQLPHHAKALKLIELIKQSNEKFIVFTEYRATQIYLQWLLQQEQIPSVIYRGGFKKGKKDWMRQLFQNHAQVMIATEAAGEGINLQFCHHLVNYDLPWNPMRLEQRIGRIHRFGQQNDVKIYNFALENTVEEHVMKLLYDKIHLFENVIGHLEQILTDLNVNNLEKEVEQIFEQSHSIGESRIKLNNLTSVIQSYQQDDQLKENQI